Below is a window of Rhodopseudomonas sp. P2A-2r DNA.
GCACGGCGTGACGATGTCGCGATGCCACGACGATTGCACGAAGGCAACGCGCTGCGGCTTGGCGAAGCGTGGATGAGCGACGCCGGCAGCTTCGGCTTCGGAGGCGTCGGGCGCGATCTCGTTCATTGGATTTGCTCTCGGTGACCATCGGCAGGCTTTCCGGAACTATGCCGAAACCCTGCCGGCGCAGCAACCACCATCCACAGGATGAGCGGCATCGCGCCGTTCGCGCTTGCGCCCGTCGCACGGACTCACTTTGCATTGCCCGAATCAAATGGTTAACGCGTCAAACCAGACTCGTGCCGCGTGAGCGCGACACCCGGGACTCGCATGCCGGGAATCCGATTCCGGTTTGTTCTCATCGCGATGCGATGAGCTGTGGATGATGTCATGTTTGCCTGTGGATGGATTCGCAGTGCCGTTGCGCCGATTCCGCAAATCACATCACTTCAAACTCGCAAGCTCCGAAGTAACGGAGACTGCAGCAAGCAGCGGCACACCGAGATTGTTGCGTATCGGCCTGCCGCGCGTATCAGCAAATTTGGGCGTATCCCACAAAGGCAAGGTCGAGACGGCATGTCCCTCCTCGAAGGCACTATCGATTCACGCAACAACCCGCTCGCCGTGGTGGAAGACATCGCCACCGATCACGACTGGTCGTTCGAGCGTTCCGGCGAGGATGAAGTCACGATCATCTCGAAGGGCGACTGGACCGACTATCAACTCTCCTTCACGTGGATGAACGAGATCGAGGCGCTGCATCTGGCCTGCGCCTTCGACATGAAGATCCCGACTGCGCGCCGCGCCGAGGTGCAGCGGCTGATCGCCGCGATCAACGAGCAGATGTGGGTCGGCCATTTCGATATCTGGACTCACACCGGCATGATCATGTTCCGGCAGGCCCTGGTACTGCCCGACGGCCTCACCGCCACCACCGCGCAATGCGAAGCCATGCTGGTCGGCGCCATCCATGCCTGCGAGCGCTACTATCCGGCGATGCAATTCGTGGTGTGGGCCGGCAAGTCGGCGTCGGAGGCGATGTCCGCGGCCATGTTCGATACCATGGGTGAGGCGTAAGCTGACCATGACGACGCCGCAGCCGACCATTGTCGTTCCCGCCAAACCGAACGACAGCCACCGCGATGTCGTGGTGAAGGCGCTGATGGACTACAACGACAAGTCGGTCGGGCCGTCCGGCTATCAGCCGCTGGCGATCCTGATCAACGATCCGGTCACCGGCGAGCCGGCCGGCGGGCTGTGGGGCAAGACCGCCTACAACTGGTGCTTCGTCGAACTGTTCGTGATCCCCGAGCGATTCCGCGGCCAGGATCTCGGCGCCAGGGTGCTCGCCCAGGCCGAAGACATCGCGCGCGAACGCGGCTGCGTCGGCGTGTGGCTCGACACCTACTGGTTTCAGGCCCGCGCGTTCTACGAGAAGCAGGGCTACGAAGTGTTCGGCGCACTCGACGATTATCCGCGCGGCGGGGCGCGGTTCTTTATGAAAAAGAGCCTGGTCTAGCCCGCTGCGGGCTACCCTGCGGCATTTGCGGTGATATGGTCCCGGCGTATTTCGCTCCTCGGGATTTCGCTATGACCTCATCGACTACGCAAGCGCTCACTCATATCACCGGCCCTATCGTGCTGGCCGGCGCCGGCAAGATGGGCGGCGCGCTGCTCACCGGCTGGCTGGCGCAGGGCCTCGACGGCGGCGACGTCGCGGTGATCGATCCGTTCCCGTCCGATGACATCAAGGCGCTCTCCGCGCGCGGCGTGCGTATCAACCCCCTCGCCGCCGAGGTCGGCGCCGTCTCCACGCTCGTCGTCGCCGTGAAACCGCAGATGTTTCGCGAGACCGGCGCGATGCTCAGATCATTCGCCGGCCCGGACACGCTGGTGATCTCGATCATGGCCGGTACGCCGATCAAGACCATTTCCGATGTGTGCGACGGCAAGGTGGTGCGGGCGATGCCCAATACGCCGGCGGCGATCGGCCGCGGCATAACCGTGGCGGTCGCCGCGAGCGATGTCAGCAAAGCGCAGCGCGCCACCACCGACGCACTGCTGCGCGCCACCGGCGCAGTGGAATGGGTGGATGACGAGGCGCTGATGGATGCGGTCACCGCCGTGTCCGGCTCGGGGCCGGCCTATGTGTTCCTGCTGGCCGAAGAACTGGCCCGCGCCGGCGTCGCCGCCGGCCTGCCGCCCGAACTCGCGACAAAGCTGGCGCGCGCCACCGTGTCCGGCTCCGGCGAGTTGCTGCACCGCTCGGAACTGGACTCCGCGACCTTGCGGAAGAACGTCACCTCGCCCGGCGGCACCACGGCGGCTGCGCTTGAGGTGTTGATGGGCGCGGATGGCTTCCAACCGCTGCTGGAGCGCGCGGTGGCGGCTGCGACCAAGCGGTCGCGGGAATTGGCGAAGTAGCAATCGCAAACTCACACGCCGTCATCCTGAGGTGCTCGCCGACTTCGGCGAGCCTCGAAGGATGCGGACGCAAGCGCTGGCAGCGCATCCTTCGAGGCCGTCGCAAGAGCGACGGCCTCGAAGGATGACGTTGGCGTGTGTGAAGAAAACGAAATCGCCAACTACACCGGCACCCGCACCGTTGCGCGCAAGCCGCCCATCGGGCTGTCACCGAGCGTGATGTCGCCGCCATGGGAGCGCGCGATGTCGCGGGCGATGGCAAGGCCGAGACCGGTGCCGCCTTCGTCCTGGTTGCGGGCGTCATCGAGCCGCAAAAACGGCTTGAACACCTCTTCGCGCATGTCGGCGGGAATGCCGGGGCCGTCGTCGTCGATAGTCACCGTCAGATAGCGATGGTCGCGATGCCCGGTGATGGCGATGGCGTTGGCGTGACGTGCTGCGTTCGAGACGAGGTTGCCGAGGCAGCGCTTGAACGAGGCCGGCTTCACCGTGACCACCGGCAGGCCATGGAATTGCACGGTGGCCGCATGGCCGTTGCGCTCGGCGTCGCTGCGCAACTCCTCCAGCGCCGCCGCCATGTCGGTGGGCTGCGCCTGCTCGCCCGAGTCACCACGCGCGAAGGCCAGATAGGCCTCCAGCATGCCGGCCATCTCGTCGACATCCTTGCGCATGTCGTCGATTTCCGGGCTGTCGCCGAGCAGCGCCAGCTCCAGCTTGAAGCGGGTGAGGATGGTGCGCAGGTCGTGGCTGACGCCGGCGAGCATCGCAGTGCGCTGCTCGATTGAGCGCTCGATGCGCGCCTTCATCTCGATGAAGGCATTGGCAGCGCGCCGCACCTCGCGGGCGCCGCGCGGCCGGAAGTTCGGCGCCTCGCGGCCCTTGCCGAAGCTCTCAGCGGCATCCGCCAGCCGCAGGATCGGGCGGATCTGATTGCGCAGGAACAGGATCGCGACGATCAGCAGAATCGATGAAGTACCGATCATCCAGAACAGGAAGATCTCCGAATTCGACGCATAGGCGGCGCTGCGCTGCGCGAAGATCCGCATCACCGCGCCGTCGAGCTGGATGCGGATCTCCACCACATTGGAGCGGCCGACGGTGTCGATCCAGAACGGCCGCGCGATCTGCCGGCCGA
It encodes the following:
- a CDS encoding YbjN domain-containing protein, with translation MSLLEGTIDSRNNPLAVVEDIATDHDWSFERSGEDEVTIISKGDWTDYQLSFTWMNEIEALHLACAFDMKIPTARRAEVQRLIAAINEQMWVGHFDIWTHTGMIMFRQALVLPDGLTATTAQCEAMLVGAIHACERYYPAMQFVVWAGKSASEAMSAAMFDTMGEA
- a CDS encoding GNAT family N-acetyltransferase, with the protein product MRRKLTMTTPQPTIVVPAKPNDSHRDVVVKALMDYNDKSVGPSGYQPLAILINDPVTGEPAGGLWGKTAYNWCFVELFVIPERFRGQDLGARVLAQAEDIARERGCVGVWLDTYWFQARAFYEKQGYEVFGALDDYPRGGARFFMKKSLV
- the proC gene encoding pyrroline-5-carboxylate reductase; translation: MTSSTTQALTHITGPIVLAGAGKMGGALLTGWLAQGLDGGDVAVIDPFPSDDIKALSARGVRINPLAAEVGAVSTLVVAVKPQMFRETGAMLRSFAGPDTLVISIMAGTPIKTISDVCDGKVVRAMPNTPAAIGRGITVAVAASDVSKAQRATTDALLRATGAVEWVDDEALMDAVTAVSGSGPAYVFLLAEELARAGVAAGLPPELATKLARATVSGSGELLHRSELDSATLRKNVTSPGGTTAAALEVLMGADGFQPLLERAVAAATKRSRELAK
- a CDS encoding ATP-binding protein, with amino-acid sequence MSTLDTSLTLIRTAGRRVSAANGWMGRRFNSFMPKGLYARALLIMIVPMVILQSVVAFVFMERHWNTVTRRLSQAVVQDIAALIDVYSVYPQDKDRTQLRTIAQQRLGLVVDFLPTGDLPAPGPKPFFSLLDQALSVQIGRQIARPFWIDTVGRSNVVEIRIQLDGAVMRIFAQRSAAYASNSEIFLFWMIGTSSILLIVAILFLRNQIRPILRLADAAESFGKGREAPNFRPRGAREVRRAANAFIEMKARIERSIEQRTAMLAGVSHDLRTILTRFKLELALLGDSPEIDDMRKDVDEMAGMLEAYLAFARGDSGEQAQPTDMAAALEELRSDAERNGHAATVQFHGLPVVTVKPASFKRCLGNLVSNAARHANAIAITGHRDHRYLTVTIDDDGPGIPADMREEVFKPFLRLDDARNQDEGGTGLGLAIARDIARSHGGDITLGDSPMGGLRATVRVPV